In one Dermatophagoides farinae isolate YC_2012a chromosome 4, ASM2471394v1, whole genome shotgun sequence genomic region, the following are encoded:
- the LOC124490442 gene encoding eukaryotic translation initiation factor 3 subunit G — MPSVDQSWAIQMDEDEDLDERHVEFDGDTKIVTEIRHQDGKRIQVKQYFRTEKRRVSINVGKRKTWHKFGLSANDTPGPNPKTTFISEEIQMEFLTNKEDENAEKDLLQNLGKGLSNQNITCRYCGHNHWTIKCPFAFQMSALNKLTDNNEQAKADDRTRARPGMSLLRDGKRLDMGSRGKDEANTIRITNLPEETQDSDIRDLFKDFGRLTRIFLAKDKATGNSKGFAFVSFDTRENAARAIKTVNGHGYNNLILSVEWAKPNY, encoded by the exons atgCCTTCCGTCGATCAATCATGGGCCATTCAGATGGACGAAGATGAAGATCTTGATGAACGTcatgttgaatttgatggCGATACAAAAATCGTCACTGAAATCCGTCATCAAGATGGCAAAAGAATTCAGGTGAAACAATATTTTCGTACCGAAAAACGTCGTGTATCAATAAATGTTGGTAAACGTAAAACATGGCATAAATTTGGTTTATCTGCTAATGATACACCTGGACCAAATCCTAAAACGACATTTATTTCGGaagaaattcaaatggaATTCCTGACCAATAAAGAAGATGAGAATGCCGAAAAGGATCTATTGCAAAATCTTGGAAAAGGTCTTAGCAATCAAAACATTACATGTCGTTATTGTGGTCATAATCATTGGACCATTAAATGTCCATTCGCATTTCAAATGTCTGCACTCAACAAACTCACCGATAACAATGAACAGGCAAAG GCTGATGATCGAACACGAGCCCGACCAGGTATGTCATTGCTTCGTGATGGTAAACGTTTGGATATGGGCTCTCGAGGTAAAGATGAAGCGAATACGATTCGAATCACAAATCTACCAGAAGAAACACAGGATAGCGATATTCGAGATCTATTCAAAGATTTTGGCCGTCTTACACGAATATTTTTGGCCAAAGATAAAGCTACCGGTAATTCGAAAGGTTTTGCATTCGTCAGTTTTGATACACGTGAAAATGCTGCTCGTGCCATCAAAACTGTTAATGGTCATGGCTATAATAATCTTATTCTAAGTGTTGAATGGGCTAAaccaaattattga
- the LOC124490153 gene encoding uncharacterized protein LOC124490153, producing the protein MTADEKELIELYGEDFCRLISNEFIRKHLQIDLNSDDFDRKLLRKLVFDKDLENNLLCRNFWDNILDNLNSKFSYNGFSIRGEFSWNTLMRRFFIKIHPNYEKYKLGKDYVQNLQSIMERLMTKNNHSSIEDLLESSISNNHQSSSTLNRTATDNHNDHLSESENHNSLNEQNDCQVALDDDRDENLLQDIVSAERCEDPNMQNVETNNDHNYDNELNEPNTNDLNINKTIDQNQDKQTGEMEKDIILDSSNDSLSTISDVEECQPNKRIKLSEQQPTTSKNLRSMNKWKQQQMNIGNDSDGRELSQNQKRQNKIKLNNIEDESDTDLSDNLENENEHEERSDIRWIMNILYPNTIKGYSSHEDHEILNYIIHTGRYKETKGRSLWVDMEEANVCNRTWQSMKEHFRKKIAPRLTLYGQIFNLSKRTMELFETYSSDQNSTKKD; encoded by the exons atgactgcAGATGAAAAAGAACTTATTGAATTATATGGTGAAGATTTTTGCCGTTTAATTTCTAACGAATTTATTCGTAAACATctacaaattgatttgaattctgatgattttgatagAAAATTACTTCGTAAATTGGTGTTCGATAAAGATCTTGAGAACAATTTATTGTGCCGAAATTTCTGGGATAATATCCTggataatttgaattcaaaattctccTATAATGGTTTTAGTATACGGGGAGAATTTTCATGGAATACATTAATGCGAAGATTCTTTATTAAAATACATCCAAACT atgaaaaatataaattggGTAAAGATTATGTCCAAAATCTTCAGTCAATTATGGAACGTTTAATGACAAAGAATAATCATTCTTCAATCGAGGATCTATTGGAATCATCGATTTCAAATAatcaccaatcatcatctacattGAATCGAACGGCAACAgacaatcataatgatcatttatcAGAATCTGAAAAtcataattcattgaatgaacaaaacgaCTGTCAAGTTGCtttggatgatgatcgtgaCGAAAATCTATTGCAAGACATTGTTTCGGCTGAACGATGTGAAGATCCAAACATGCAAAACGttgaaacaaataatgatcataattatgataatgaattgaacGAACCAAACACGAATGATTTAAACATTAATAAAACAATAGATCAAAATCAAGATAAACAGACTggtgaaatggaaaaagacATTATTTTGGATTCTAGCAACGATAGTTTATCAACCATCAGCGATGTAGAAGAATGTCAGCCAAATAAACGAATAAAACTCTCTGAGCAACAACCTACGACTAGTAAAAATTTAcgatcaatgaataaatggaaacaacaacaaatgaatattgGTAATGATTCTGATGGCAGAGAATTAagccaaaatcaaaaacgacaaaataaaattaaattgaacaatATAGAAGATGAGAGCGATACCGATTTAAGTGATAatttagaaaatgaaaacgaacaTGAAGAACGCTCTGATATTCGATGGATTATGAATATACTATATCCTAATACAATAAAAGGCTATTCAAGCCATGAAGATcatgaaattttgaattatatTATTCATACAGGTCGCTATAAAGAAACTAAAGGTCGATCATTATGGGTAGACATGGAAGAAGCCAATGTCTGTAACAGAACATGGCAAAGTATGAAAGAGCATTTTCGTAAAAAAATTGCTCCAAGATTAACTTTATATGGACAAATATTTAATCTATCAAAACGAACAATGGAATTATTTGAAACTTATTCATCGGATCAgaattcaacgaaaaaagattaa
- the LOC124490154 gene encoding uncharacterized protein LOC124490154, with translation MKNKILNDFKQVDKTNLEQMTFNLWNNTSIDTSSSASNQFFEVSSTDSVDSAVGVERRKSWHESTQSPLLSQMTISNRLSINDSDQNQSLMPINHPSSSNLVMDDSFMNQMCTLYIDMSFDDRVFFGVHNFFLLKCSLSESQCNVDFSATNNKVSIIGKSENVAKMCKSFFLHSTFALQFEFYFYDEISCAEYMKERFPSLQKEYEKWDVYISYRPDKPNTLLFNFLTFRKFFVRLIQTMINFQMQLEFYQLGRVLPNFMSTLQVPITRRDANVINASYLESIENETGTKIKLIRYHDCQHYPFENVIITGADILSVIQARWLITTRFEYELNFQVFVSDTTMLVKCISSLNYDRSSIEVTISPCVSNPSLDSKILSIKTNEKHIDKIFSIHKELIDSMIINGVISEHRM, from the exons atgaagaataaaattctaaACGATTTCAAACAAGTTGATAAAACTAATCTTGAACAAATGACTTTTAATCTTTGGAATAATACTTCCATCGATACAAGTAGTAGTG cttcaaatcaatttttcgaaGTATCATCAACCGATTCGGTGGATTCGGCTGTTGGTGTTGAAAGACGTAAATCATGGCACGAATCAACacaatcaccattattatcgcAAATGACCATATCGAATCGATTGTCGATAAATGATTCGGATcagaatcaatcattgatgcctatcaatcatccatcatcatcaaatttggtgatggatgattcatttatgaatcaaatgtgTACATTGTATATCGATATGTCATTCGATGATCGTGTATTTTTTGGCGTACataattttttcctattGAAATGCTCATTATCAGAAAGCCAATgtaatgttgatttttcagCCACTAACAATAAGGTATCGATCATTGGTAAATCGGAAAATGTGGCCAAAATGTGTAAATCATTCTTTCTGCATTCAACATTTGCATTGCAATTTGAATTCTATTTTTACGATGAAATATCCTGTGCTGAATATATGAAAGAACGTTTTCCGTCATTGCAAAaggaatatgaaaaatgggATGTCTATATATCGTATCGTCCAGATAAGCCGAACacattgttgttcaattttttaacatttcgaaaatttttcgttcgactcatacaaacaatgatcaattttcagATGCAATTGGAATTCTATCAATTAGGCCGAGTATTGCCAAATTTTATGAGCACATTACAAGTACCGATTACACGTCGTGATGCAAATGTGATCAACGCTAGCTATTTGGAATCGATTGAAAACGAAACCGGTactaaaatcaaattgattcgtTATCATGATTGTCAACATTATCCATTcgaaaatgtcatcatcactgGTGCGGATATTCTTTCAGTCATACAGGCTCGTTGGTTGATCACAACTCGttttgaatatgaattaaattttcaggtttttgtttctgataCAACAATGTTGGTAAAATGTATTTCAAGTCTGAACTATGATCGAAGTTCGATCGAAGTCACCATATCACCATGTGTATCGAACCCGAGTTTGGACTCGAAAATTctatcaatcaaaacaaatgaaaaacatattgataaaatattttccattcacaAGGAACTTATTGAttcgatgattattaatgGCGTTATTTCCGAACATCGTATGTGA
- the LOC124490155 gene encoding reticulocalbin-2, with product MMHWSAVLFIAVFIATVHGTPPNLHTRTHQVHEHNQERINDAFESHLQHSSMNDVDDHELDHEAILGSRQKAQEFDNLSADESKRRLRKLVETGIDANRDGFVDHDELQAWVLKSFKNLAMEEGEERLDEEDMNGDKFVTWDEHLKGAFDFDDDLKISDAVENELLEEDKVLWKAADVNNDNRLDAKEFAAFNNPEEFEHMFETLVGQMFERRDHNKDGFIDFKEFISDENRNIPDSKSEHYISEKDKFENEYDQNHDGRLDFNECINWIIPNNTEIALNESLHLISMADTNHDNKLSIDEIVDNHDVFVGSEATDFGQQLHTHVNDEL from the exons ATGATGCATTGGTCGGCCGTTTTGTTTATTGCGGTTTTCATCGCAACTGTTCATGGAACACCACCAAATTTACATACTCGAACTCATCAAGTACATGAACATAATCAGGAAAGAATCAACGATGCCTTTGAATCACATCTTCAACATTCATCGatgaatgatgttgatgatcatgaactTGATCATGAAGCCATATTAGGTAGCCGCCAAAAAGCACAAGAATTTGATAATCTATCCGCAGATGAATCAAAACGTCGTCTAAGAAAGTTGGTCGAAACTGGTATCGATGCCAATCGTGATGGatttgttgatcatgatgaactACAAGCTTGGGTATTGAAATCTTTCAAAAATTTAGCCATGGAAGAAGGTGAAGAACGATTGGATGAAGAAGATATGAATGGTGATAAATTCGTTACTTGGGATGAACATTTAAAAGGAGCattcgattttgatgatgatctcaaG ATCAGTGATGCTGTCGAAAATGAATTGCTTGAAGAAGATAAAGTCTTGTGGAAAGCTGCTGatgtcaataatgataatcgttTGGATGCCAAAGAATTTGCTGCCTTCAATAATCCTGAAGAATTTGAACATATGTTCGAAACATTAGTTGGACAAATGTTTGAACGTCGTGATCATAACAAAGATGgttttattgatttcaaaGAATTTATCAGTGATGAGAATCGAAACATTCCCGATTCTAAATCCGAACATTATATATCGGAAAAggataaatttgaaaatgaatacgATCAGAATCATGATGGTCGATTAGATTTTAATGAATGTATTAATTGGATCATACCGAACAATAC TGAAATTGCATTGAACGAATCTTTACATCTTATTTCAATGGCCGATACAAATCATGACAATAAATTATCTATCGATGAAATTGTCGATAATCATGATGTATTTGTCGGTAGTGAAGCTACCGATTTTGGACAACAATTACATACAcatgttaatgatgaattatga
- the Dad1 gene encoding dolichyl-diphosphooligosaccharide--protein glycosyltransferase subunit encodes MANFIQVVQKFFQEYNKNTSKRLKAIDAYLAYIFFTGIIQFVYCLLVGTFPFNSFLAGFISTVASFILGVCLRIQVNDQNKMDFFNIKDERAFADFIFAHIILHLVVINFIG; translated from the coding sequence atggccaatttcattcaagttGTACAGAAATTCTTTCaagaatataataaaaataccAGCAAACGTTTGAAAGCTATCGATGCTTATTTGGCATACATATTCTTCACTGGTATCATacaatttgtttattgtttattgGTTGGTacatttccattcaattcattcctTGCCGGTTTCATTTCGACCGTTGCCAGTTTCATTTTGGGCGTTTGTCTTCGTATACAAGTGAATGATCAGaataaaatggattttttcaacattaaaGATGAACGTGCATTTgctgattttattttcgcCCATATCATTTTACATTTGGTtgtaatcaattttattggtTAA
- the LOC124489871 gene encoding uncharacterized protein LOC124489871 produces MLRIKALNDNQSESSNSSDDSDYQTTKEAEEEELNDLYINALKYAANGNVDEAENLLLQLKEELEIDNPPKIKDAFLLKRLKYLTYKNLGLFKNDLNYIFDALEIDDTDINLWLTCGRKSRDQMNYLMAKRCFEQAFNYNPSNYVAIDNLIDLYFITENLYRCVNVCLRGLEVNNDYFKAKIILNECIRLMPPIINDMNNEHKSLITVALGGESHEFDVNEQLIKLVPQIIQPLEQLKSEYFRRCNYHDEYNRSNKRKKLQLNLNPIEHSTFEKIGQEIKTMYDYIQQQPQSNVCATIVIQFDDNHNNNNKINADNDPSQHSTTTTSNPEIDNDTSMMIDGEKLKKSTTTTTTTTTSNNVEQHKQNEKQLLYEYADKRRSSRVKTKSRTVDSEDEQNAFETLFNLIPESMKNDNLSAKSTTTFETENISSNSISITENMNINRLIELEAVEAFYEKFKTYHSQSNDSMMNILDIIDFYLIEVSKIKNLTIPRIFMTLYRIHREQNQLPVGILCHIGRDITIDMIFVCLVANEIEYQRQETLFLKEILIKLYFHLDINEYRCFLIRFFVLGGSKELNIDYLHYALDFCQNDSRYFAYFAMGAHFSDNEPSTMNETFEVIASNKLRINEQYIQTLIDMQGVSQLNDDDHNYVEIIRLCFTKNESELTNDEKRQLYEAILKAQIWQKAIEFFENWSHFNDECFEIILRCVTATDGKKGQLTGKLLRKIVKCATEGNSVLPWLILNATLVEAIGKSADDDSSSSLIKFFKMGHNILGRRGLCIDRDGQFLLAAQKVFTDNDIDEEALLCFSCLFNFPPQKNLSPQECHTSAHIGLKWEHCPDIYLYFVPDLMPEFDSNARQTGITFETKEFFLKILSLIPEEEKPKRTLEINNYIKRGTPLFGAITTETNTVTSTLYYLLADHYFKTKDFAKAKYFYINDLSLNVDRFDSWAGLALSINYQVDQMLIEGITTNGEKFHQTAYSAIKCFEQALRLQPDNSKLWIEYGILCYNVASNWSRLRKRITVFGDNHPELIISENNFFQYEDVLEKAKQCFERITDPDINNEESWLSYYMLGKVAEKTKCDLLIILQYYEWAYLNLYLDGATYPKKINYYSPSYLSIEALEIHYRIHSCILKYLLNNRKFTARMLRQLKYHLIKVNKSPFVLRKIFSSSSAAKKQQTSNGSKNSQTNSNDSRPTTMMIREDERQIMPILTDIIGMVAERKVKFDANHYRNELIKMCLQGIKKCLARYNAHYKSYYRLAYYYYSMRDYYTAKSIMFGGPENKSNNLLRFEIDPDKPNSNPGYINGLFIDHKSANLYNGIWCIPVDEIERAGNFNAHMFRCTNLMIDICTKTEDYNQLSKIAIGLYKKPDPDKKYVNHNERLLLSRKAFDNCFAILEQKIIDAHNACLPVNIGTIIVEIRRIAQSMEKFNTFPNETQQKCQQIGQYLENSTTTTTQQQQQQQ; encoded by the exons ATGTTACGAATAAAAGcattaaatgataatcaatcagaatcatcaaattcatccgatgattctgattatcaaacaacaaaagaagccgaagaagaagaattaaATGATCTTTATATTAATGCATTGAAATATGCTGCAAATggtaatgttgatgaagcAGAAAATCtattattacaattaaaAGAAGAATTAGAAATCGATAATCCACCAAAAATTAAAGATGCATTCCTATTGAAACGTTTAAAATATTTAACATATAAAAATCTTGGCctttttaaaaatgatcTTAATTATATATTCGATGCATTGGAAATCGATGATACCGATATTAATCTATGGTTAACTTGTGGTAGAAAATCTCgtgatcaaatgaattatcTGATGGCTAAACGTTGTTTTGAACAGGCATTCAATTATAATCCATCAAATTATGTTGCCATCGATAATCTTATTGATCTATATTTTATCACCGAAAATCTTTATCGTTGTGTTAATGTTTGTCTACGTGGTTTAGAAGTAAACAATGATTATTTCAAAGCAAAAATCATATTAAATGAATGTATTCGTTTAATGCCACCAATAATCAACGATATGAATAATGAAcataaatcattgattacCGTAGCTTTAGGTGGTGAAAGCCATGAATTCGATGTGAATGAACAATTGATCAAACTTGTTCCTCAAATTATACAGCCATTAGAACAATTAAAATCGGAATATTTTCGCCGCTgtaattatcatgatgaatataatcgttcgaataaacgaaaaaaattacaattaaaTCTAAATCCAATTGAACattcaacatttgaaaaaattggacaagaaattaaaacaatGTATGATtacatacaacaacaaccacaatcgAATGTTTGTGCAACTAttgtcattcaatttgatgataatcataataataataataaaattaatgctgataatgatccaagtcaacattcaacaacaacgacaagtAATCCAGAAATTGATAACGAcacatcgatgatgatcgatggtgaaaagttgaaaaaatcaacgacaacaacaacaacaacaacaacatcgaacaatgttgaacaacataaacaaaatgaaaaacaattactTTATGAATATGCAGATAAAAGACGATCATCAcgtgtgaaaacaaaaagtcgAACTGTCGATTCGGAGGATGAACAAAATGCATTTGAAACATTGTTTAATTTGATACCTGAATctatgaaaaatgataatctatCAGCCAAatctacaacaacatttgaaaCGGAAAATATTTCAAGCAATTCGATTAGCATAActgaaaatatgaatatcAATAGATTAATCGAATTGGAAGCTGTCGAAGctttttatgaaaaatttaaaacttatcattcacaatcaaatgatagtatgatgaatatattggatataattgatttttatttaattgaagtttcgaaaattaaaaatctaACTATACCACGAATCTTTATGACATTGTATAGGATACACAG AGAACAAAATCAACTTCCAGTCGGAATACTGTGTCATATTGGTCGTGATATTACCATCGATatgatatttgtttgtttggtagctaatgaaattgaatatcaACGACAGGAAACATTGTTTCTCAAAGAGATTCTTATTAAACTCTATTTTCATCTTGACATAAATGAAtatcgttgttttttgattcgattttttgtcCTTGGTGGTTCAAAAGAATTGAACATCGATTATCTACATTATGCATTGGATTTTTGTCAAAATGATTCCCGATATTTTGCATATTTTGCTATGGGTGCTCATTTTTCTG aTAACGAACCAtcgacaatgaatgaaacgtTCGAAGTGATTGCTTCAAACAAATTACGAATTAATGAACAATACATACAAACATTGATCGATATGCAAGGTGTTtcacaattgaatgatgatgatcataattatgTCGAAATCATACGGTTATGTTTTACGAAAAATGAAAGTGAACTaactaatgatgaaaaacgacAACTATACGAAGCAATACTCAAAGCTCAAATATGGCAAAAagcaattgaattttttgaaaattggtcacattttaatgatgaatgttttgaaattatCTTACGATGTGTGACAGCAACCGATGGTAAAAAAGGTCAATTAACCGGTAAATTATTAAGAAAAATAGTCAAATGTGCTACCGAAGGTAATTCAGTTTTACCCTGGCTCATATTGAATGCAACTCTTGTTGAAGCGATTGGAAAATCCGCGGacgatgattcatcatcgtcattgataaaattctttaaaatgGGCCATAATATTCTTGGTCGTCGAGGCCTCTGTATTGATCGTGATGGACAATTTCTTTTGGCTGCTCAAAAAGTTTTCACTGATAATGATATCGATGAAGAAGCGCTTCTTTGTTTctcttgtttgtttaattttccaccacaaaaaaatctttcacCACAAGAATGTCATACATCGGCACATATTGGTCTCAAATGGGAACATTGTCCTGATATTTATCTATATTTTGTTCCTGATTTAATGCCCGAATTCGATAGTAATGCACGACAAACGGGTATTACATTTGAAactaaagaattttttctaaaaattcTCAGTCTAATACCAGAAGAAGAAAAGCCCAAACGTACGCTTGAGATTAACAATTACATTAAACGTGGTACACCATTATTTGGAGCGATCACGACAGAAACGAATACCGTAACATCGACATTGTACTATTTGTTGGCTGACCATTATTTTAAGACCAAAGATTTTGCAAAAGCTAAATATTTCTACATCAATGATCTTTCTTTGAATgttgatcgatttgattcatGGGCCGGATTGGCATTATCCATTAATTATCAAGTGGATCAAATGCTCATCGAAGGTATCACTACTAATGGCGAGAAATTTCATCAGACAGCATATTCAGcaatcaaatgttttgaaCAGGCCCTACGTCTTCAACCGGATAATAGTAAATTATGGATCGAATATGGTATACTATGTTATAATGTAGCAAGTAATTGGTCACGATTAAGGAAAAGAATTACGGTTTTTGGTGATAATCATCCGGAATTGATTATaagtgaaaataatttcttcCAATATGAAGATGTTTTGGAAAAAGCAAAACAATGTTTTGAAAGAATAACCGATCCagatattaataatgaagaatCATGGTTATCATATTATATGTTGGGTAAGGTGGccgaaaaaaccaaatgtgATCTATTGATCATTCTACAGTATTATGAATGGGCATACCTAAATCTCTATCTGGATGGTGCTACATATCCGAAAAAGATAAATTACTATTCACCATCATATCTATCGATTGAAGCACTAGAAATTCATTATCGTATCCATTCTTGTATATTAAAATATCTATTgaataatagaaaatttaCCGCACGAATGTTACGACAATTAAAATATCATTTAATCAAAGTGAATAAATCACCATTTGTActtagaaaaatttttagttCATCATCGGCAgcgaaaaaacaacaaacatcgaATGGTtcgaaaaattcacaaacaaattcaaatgattctcggccaacaacaatgatgatcagagAAGATGAACGACAGATTATGCCCATTTTAACTGATATAATTGGTATGGTTGCTGAACGTAAAGTAAAATTCGATGCTAATCATtatcgaaatgaattgattaaaatgtgCTTACAAGGaattaaaaaatgtttgGCACGTTATAATGCTCATTATAAATCATACTATCGATTagcatattattattattcaatgcgAGATTATTATACAGCCAAATCGATAATGTTTGGTGGGCCGGAAAACAAATCGAATAATTTATTACGATTCGAAATCGATCCAGATAAACCGAATTCAAATCCAGGCTATATAAATGGATTGTTTATTGATCATAAATCGGCAAATCTTTACAATGGAATCTGGTGTATACCAGTGGATGAAATTGAACGTGCCGGAAATTTTAATGCCCACATGTTCCGTTGTACGAATCTAATGATTGATATTTGTACGAAAACTGaagattataatcaattaagTAAAATTGCCATTGGTTTGTATAAGAAACCGGATCCGGATAAGAAATATGTTAATCATAAtgaacgattattattatcacgaAAAGCATTCGATAATTGTTTCGCTATATTGGAAcagaaaattattgatgcTCATAATGCTTGTTTACCGGTTAACATTGGGACTATTATTGTAGAGATACGTCGAATTGCtcaatcaatggaaaaattcaatacattTCCCAATgaaacacaacaaaaatgtcaacaaatTGGTCAATATTTAGAAaactcaacaacaacaacaactcagcaacaacaacaacaacaataa